The sequence ATGGACTGGTTGATAGATCAGTCTATAACCGTGGACTGTGTTAAATCATTCTATCATATGGACTGGTTGATAGATCAGTCTATAACCGTGGACTGTGTTAAATCATTCTGTCATATGGACTGGTTGATAGACCAGTCTATAACCGTGGACTGTGTTAAATCATTCTCTTATATGGACTGGTTGATAGACCAGTCTATAACCGTGGACTGTTTTAAATCATTCTCTTATATGGACTGGTTGATAGATCAGTCTATAACCGTGGACTGTGTTAAATCATTCTGTCATATGGACTGGTTGATAGACCAGTCTATAACCGTCTTATTTCTAacagtgttttgtttaaattattacacatcattgttgatttatttattgtgtgggtaaataaatgtttttaccgTAATCTTTGTTATTAGAAACAACATAATTATTACCAATTGATGTTGGTGATTGataacatatattttctttaggTTTACCCATAATTCCTGTGGGTGTTTACGCTGTTCTTCGGAAAGCTTTAAAAGATGAAAGGTAGGTATTCTCTTCTAGTTCATCTTCATGTTTGTACAAAAATACTCACGGATTACATAAGAATGTTCCTACATGACAACTTAGCTCACATGCATGATTATTTAATGGTTATGCTAGATCACGTGCTCTAAATCTTTATATTATAACAATGCACGTGCATAATTATTCAGTTCGAATTGGAACAGACAGATGTAACTCTTAAGCTATTTACAATAGCGCTCAACTGTAACTGTTGTTACGTTGGTGTGTCATATTATACTAGCTTTGATTTATTAATGACGTGATAACATTAAGACAGCTCAGCCTCACTAAACTTGAACCGACGTGACGACATTAAGACAGCTCAGTCTTACTAAACTTGAACCGACGTGACGACATTAAGACAGCTCAGCCTTACTAAACTTGAACCGACGTGACGACATTAAGACAGCTCAGCCTTACTAAACTTGAACTGACGTGACAACATTAAGACAGCTCAGTCTCACTAAACTTGAACTGACGTGATAACATTAATACAGCTCAGCCTCACTAAACTTGAACCGACGTGACGACATTAAGACAGCTCAGTCTTACTAAACTTGAACCGACGTGACGACATTAAGACAGCTCAGTCTTACTAAACTTGAACCGACGTGACGACATTAAGACAGCTCAGTCTTACTAAACTTGAACCGACGTGACGACATTAAGACAGCTCAGCCTTACTAAACTTGAACTGACGTGACAACATTAAGACAGCTCAGTCTCACTAAACTTGAACTGACGTGACGACATTAAGACAACTCAGTCTCACTAAACTTGAACCGACGTGACGACATTAAGACAGCTCAGTCTCACTAAACTTGAACTGACGTGATAACATTAAGACAGCTCAGCCTTACTAAACTTGAACTGACGTGACAACATTAAGACAGCTCAGTCTCACTAAACTTGAACTGACGTGATAACATTAAGACAGCTCAGCCTTACTAAACTTGAACCGACGTGACGACATTAAGACAGCTCAGTCTCACTAAACTTGAACCGACGTGACGACATTAAGACAGTTCAGTCTCACTAAACTTGAACTGACGTGACGACAATAAGACAGCTCAGTCTCACTAAACTTGAACCGACGTGACGACATTAAGACAGCTCAGTCTCACTAAACTTGAACCGACGTGACGACATTAAGACAGCTCAGTCTCACTAAACTTGAACCGACGTGACGACATTAAGACAGTTCAGCCTTACTAAACTTGAACCGACGTGACGACATTAAGACAACTCAGCCTTACTAAACTTGAACTGACGTGACAACATTAAGACAGCTCAGTCTTACTAAACTTGAACCGACGTGACGACATTAAGAGACAAGTTCTTTGTTTAGGAGTCTATACTAATATTGTTACAATTATTAAAaggtgataaaatattttgttatattctcAGGTGTTGGGTTATTCCAATCGGAACGTATGAATGGGTTATGAACGGACCCTACTTGTGTAGTTTACTGGTAAGTGTTCTGTCACAACGTGCCACTCTCTTCCATAGGTTTTAATTTAGCTAATGTGACTTGCTGTGGTTTAGTCTGTAGCTAATGTTagttgttggtttttagtttaaCCGGTGTGACTTGCTGTGGTTTAGTCTGTAGCTAATGTTagttgttggtttttagtttaaCCGATGTGACTTGCTGTGGTTTAGTCTGTAGCTAATGTTagttgttggtttttagtttaaCCGATGTGACTTGCTGTGGTTTAGTCTGTAGCTAATGTTagttgttggtttttagtttaaCCGATGTGACTTGCTGTGGTTTAGTCTGTAGCTAATGTtagttgttggttttttgtttAACCGGTGTGGCTTGACATGTTTTAGTCTATAGCTAATGTTagttgttggtttttagtttaaCCGATGTGGCTTGCTGTGGTTTAGTCTGTAGCTAATGTTagttgttggtttttagtttaaCCGATGTGACTTGCTGTGGTTTAGTCTATAGCTAATGTTagttgttggtttttagtttaaTCGATGTGACTTGCTGTGGTTTAGTCTATAGCTAATGTTagttgttggtttttagtttaaCCGATGTGGCTTGCTGTGGTTTAGTCTGTAGCTAATGTTagttgttggtttttagtttaaTCGATGTGACTTGCTGTGGTTTAGTCTGTAGCTAATGTTagttgttggtttttagtttaaTCGATGTGACTTGCTGTGGTTTAGTCTATAGCTAATGTTagttgttggtttttagtttaaCCGATGTGGCTTGCTGTGGTTTAGTCTGTAGCTAATGTTagttgttggtttttagtttaaTCGATGTGACTTGCTGTGGTTTAGTCTATCGCTAATGTTagttgttggtttttagtttaaTCGATGTGGCTTGCTGTGGTTTAGTCTGTAGCTAATGTTagttgttggtttttagtttaaTCGATGTGACTTGATAGGTTTTAGTCTAGTTAATGTGACATATTCGGATTTAGTTTAATTCAGTCGATGTGACTTGCTAGATTTTCTGTTGAGTTTAAGTGTGATTTATTGACTTTTGTTGTAGctgaaacataaatgaaaacaacaaaattgtcctctatgatattattttaaaataataaaaatgtcagTGCCTGTAACATTTAAATCGTTCCGTGATTTATTTATGATCTAAAACCAATGAGTCCAAggtttacagaaacatttttcTGTACACATTACGAACTCacgtatttatataattaaatgtttaacacaaACCCTTCTCTGATTTTATCCCATAATTCATTGTACAATTTAGTAGTTTATGGCGTAGTTAAGACAACAAGATAAATAACCTAAACGgttattttaacctttctttttGCTGTTATTAATTTCCAGCTTAACCTCGCATTCCTCTGTAACATAGTTAGAAACCTAGTTACCAAAATCAGAGCGACTCATCCAAACGAACCCAGTCAATGTAGGTgagttaaacattttgtttcatggatataaaaCAACGTTACCAGAGAATAATTTGTGTTACACCGGCGTGAAATGTGAGAACTCAGACTTGTATGTATCTTCAAAAcgttaatattatttcaatagtACTTTTGTTCAGAGAATTATTAACTGGGAGAATGTATTCATTatgtacaaaaaacaatatttttatttggatttAAATGTCAGCTTTAATTTGATATTACTTGTAAATATGTAACGACAAAATTACGCTATTAATAGTCCTATTGGTGAATACAAAAGTTTCTGAAGGTTGACATAAATCTCCTTTCGCTCACCAGTAAGTTTTACGatgctaaaaaccggttttcgataccgaATGTGGGTTGCTTTTGTTTGTTACAAAGCACAAATCCGCGCAAAAGGTTATATGGATTCTGCCCACCActaatatcgaaacccggtttctaacagtataactCCGCAATGCCACTGGTTAGCACAGTGCATATAGTCTATTCTCCCCCAAGTGACAccgtggtatgtctgcggacttacaacgctagaatatgagtttcgatacccgttgcgGGCAGAGCATAGATGGCCAACCGTGTAATTTTGTATTCAACCACGAACCAATGAGAgtccagtgtgtagctttgcgctaaactgTGGATGAGAGAGATAAAAATCTGACATAATAGAAGTTTttacaaaatatctgttttatcaaaTGTCATTCACTGCTTTAAAACAGTATCCCACAAGCAATGAATGGTGTTATTGTGTGAAACTGTTTTTATCGAATGTGTTATTATAGCCATAAACTTGTTTACTCTatctgtttacaaaataaaagacCTTTCCTTCATTGCAGTGTTTAACTATAATATAGTTATGTGATAAAACCATACCATCTGTCTCTgtatatgttatacaatatatcactaTTTTTACGTACAACGTCACACACGTTAATATGACTTCAGAAAAGCAGTCCGAGGTACACTAATCCTTGTTCCATTGTTTGGTGTCCACTTCTTCCTGGACAAGTATAGGCCATCACCTGGCGAATGTGGCTGGATGGACGcctacatttatttcagttttgcgATTGACGGTTTACAGGTACGTAGTTGTGATGATTGGCACGTTCTTGAGTTTATATATTATTAGGAGAAAATCTAAGTTAATTAGTAGGTGACTGAAAGTAGTGTGAGAAGTGACTAATAATGTTTCTGATTtcaatcaaaacaacaaaactttatgaGACTTAACTCTTTTAGTAATAGTTGTTAAGTTGCagaaataaattctaaaataatattggCAAAGAGAAATTACATGGTCAGTCACCAGAGGTCACTATCGGAGTTATTACTCAAGTATTATCtcattgcaatatatatatatatagagagagaaagcACCGAGatttattttgtcaaattaaAGTCAATAAGGTGAACAGAAACAAAATGGCGGACGTTTAATTTTTGTCCAGCGAGGGTGTTGTGTATAAAACTTTGtgtacaaatataattataaattattttagtgcTTTTCACAAATCCAGATAATAAGCGAATTTCATGTAGATTATgattcattttgaatattttgtgatTAAGTTTTCTTTTCGTTATAGGGTTTCGTTGTCGCTCTAATATTCTGCTACTTAAATGGAGAGGTAAGTTGTTCGTGGCAAAATTTCAGTTTTCATCGTATTATAAAGCTTATTGGTTTTAAGTTAGTCATTATTAATGGCCTGAGGGTTAGAGAAGTCAACTGTTCGAAACCCATTCTCGAGGATGCCCTCCATTTCAGCCACGTagtggtaaaagattagtccaagattTAGCGGTGGGCGACATTTGATTAGCTGCTTACTTGTCTCTTCGATTACttgtaaattagagacggttaacgAAGCGATACTTTGAatagttttatgtgaaattcaaatcaaataaagCTAATCTGGAGGGAAAAACATAAGCAAACCAGTAATCAGCACgtgaataattaaatttttgataAAAGGATTAGAACATCGGATCACACACAAAAGATGcattgaatttttaaaacaagGCTAAAAATTCAagtcaactattcgaaagcgATCGAGTTATGGGCGTGTTTTGTTAGTTCGTTAAGTTAAAGTTGATATATGTGTGGAGCACTCTTCAACAGCcacttttgattgttttttaatttgtaaacagGTGATCTCTCTTCTGAAAAGATCTTATCAACGGTACAAGTTCAATATTCATAGTTTGTCTACATACCCCATGGTGGCGCGACTATCGACCTCTAACTTGGACAAACCCGAAACTTTGAGAACGAAGCGTCCTCTGAAGTGTTTCACAAGAGACCAAAGGAAACAAGTTAGGGCTGAAATTCAGACGTCAGAACTGATGTGAAAGTACCCTAACAGCGGTAAACTTCACCGACCTTTAGTGTCCGTTGATTTAACCCTAAAACAGTATCACTAATGAAATCTTCGTTTCAAAGCGATGTGTTTCGATATGTGTATCAACATACATTAGCTATTTTTACCAGGGTTGGTACAGTATTTACTGTAGTTTCCactaagttgtattttatttatttctatactaTTTACCAATGAGAATACTGTTGTAGTTTCTCATTCACATGAAAGTTTGTTATTAAGTTGTTAATTTCTGCTTGTACTTTGCACTCAGTTGTATAAACAAAGGAAAAGAgtaaactttgttataaatatttaacttctgTCTACTGGTTTACTCTCTCAAGTCGTTTAGAAACTAATTACGAAAAGAGgcactttaaaattataagttcCTTCATTAAACTCTCTACTGCTTAATCAAACGAACTGCTCTCCAAGTTTgtttaccaaaaatattaaatttatcttCCATTAAAACGATATAGAATTGACAATAACGTTCAGTGTTGAAGTACTCTACGGGCTTGGCACTCGgcaataaacaaaacacacatagccaagcggttaaggcactcagcaataaataaaacacacaagtattcTACAATATTTATTTGTGACGTCATTAATAAAtacgtttataaatatttataaatttcacaaACTATGTACAAATGAAGACATGTTTCGTccacaaattaatattaaaaacaacccACGCATTATTAGCACTTGCGAAGTAGGGTTATCTTAacgtaaataaatagatatacaaGTATGTAAACAAATCAGAAGTTCAGAAGAGGCAATATTTTCTGCGCATGTCAGTTGTATCGGGTCCTCGTCAGTCCTTCCTTAAATCGAATAAGAAACTTCCTCCAACAATGTTCCTGCAACACGAATGATTTTTTATGTCATTACTGGTTCCTGTaactaattaacatattattcgtatttatttttctaactattattttcatataacttaAATCTTATCCTATAGAGGACGCTGTTGTTTTGACATTGAATTCTTCCCAATGTTCTCATAAAGATTTAACTGGTTGTTGTTGTGTTTACTTCTGGCGCTAGGTTTAGTtttgaaaagataaaacattaaaataatagcaaatgggacattattaattaattattattaattaaagttggGGTTCAGTTACTTATTATTCTCATTCGGAATTCAAAAGCACTGGCCCCACGTGCATTGCACGAGTACGTTCAGCATTTATTATTAGCCAATAACACTATTTGAGTAGCAAATAATCTTTGTCAAACAAGAATTTGAAAAGAACTAAATATTGAGAGACGGTTAAATGGAGCTATTATTACATTATCACTTTCGACAGGTAACAAATGCACTGCTTATAACTTCAAACTTACTGCTAGCACCATAGCAgtttaggcctagcatggcctggtggttagaacgctcgactcgcgatttgtgggtcgcgggttttaaCCCCCATCActgaaaatgctcgccctttcagccgtgggggcgttccaatgtgatgatcaatctaattatttattggtaagaGAGCAGTCGAAAAGTTGGCGTCAAGAGTTGCCCTCCCTCCAGTctatcattactaaattagggacggctaacacagataccCCCTTGacctatagctttgcgcgaaatccaaaaacagaACCAAAGATATTGATATCACAATTTATCTTTACAGTATtgcatttgttgtttttaacagtaCGTCTATTTTTTAAACGACAATATATTAAGAGTTTACTCCTTCCATGTCACGTATACGGTAATCACCCGtaacaaactgttataaaatataatgccacCTACCGGCCACACAGGCTGTCATGAAGCACGCTGTCGAACCCGCTATAACTGCTCGAACTGCTAAACTTGCTAAATCTGATTTCCTTTCTGGAGCCATGGCTCCGAGTGCTCCAAGTTGGATCCCAATAGATCCAATGTTAGAGAAACCACATAAAGCGTAAACAGCGATGGCCTGAGACCTTggctgtaataataataataaatattcaaatattacattacatttaccgtaacaataaatacttatgtaatatatatcGACCTACAAAATAACTCAGATAAATCTATGAtggatgaatatttttttctggtttCTACAAACAAAGTTAAACCAATTCAATAATTTATTACTCGCCTGGCGAAACATCACAGATTGCATAATAAAATCATATAGACCTTCGCTGTAGACACGTAGCTTTAACCCTAGaattattgtaatgtttaatCCTATATACATAATAAGCACTGTCTGTCATTAACAATTTGTAACATTTGAAGCCCTCTAATAGTCCAATTCCTATAATAAACATAGTGTAGATAGCCCGTTGTGCAGCTATGAACTTTAACCCGAAACGTTAGAAAAACCATCTCACCGAAAACGTTGTCATTTGTAACATTTGAAGCCCTCTAATAGTCCAATTCCTATAATAAACATAGTGTAGATAGCCCGTTGTGCAGCTATGAACTTTAAACCGAAACGTTAGAAAAACCATCTCACCGACAACGTTGTCATTTCTCCTAACTGCTTGTAAGCGATGAATTCATTCACCACAGTCTTTAAACCAATAAGACGAGCAACCTGTTCACATTCGTTCCACTCCACGCCCATTAAGAAAGCCAGGGGAACGAACGCTTTAGATAACAGCCACTGTAGAATGATACgtgaaaatagataaataaaataaccagTAAAAAGGATAAACATCGCTGATATATAGTACTAAAAGTACCTGCTAGGTGAAAAGACATTACAAAATTTGATAACAATAAGGCTAAAATCACGAAGCTAGGtgaaaatacattacaaattttGAATACAGTAAGGCTTAGCACACGAAGCTAGGTGAAAAGACATTACAAAATTTGATAACAGTAAGGCTTAGCTCAAGAAACTAGGTGAAAAGACATTACAAAATTTGATAACAGTAAGGCTCAGCTCACGAAGCTAGGTGAAAAGACATTACAAAATTTGATAACAGTAAGGCTTAGCTCACGAATCTAACGATTATTTTATaataggattttttttattaccgtaactatatttttgtatgaGTTCCTATATAGTTAAATcaactaatatttttaagttatagaATACACATTTTCAGATGTTCTACAATGATTTGTTTATCACTGATGTTAGGCCTATTGATTTCAATGTTTCATTGCCTTTCGACATATAAAATCGTCTTACGAACTAATTTCAGTTaaagtttcacttttttattagatttttgtaGCACTTTTATTTAACGCTCATTCCCCAAGTTTATGATAGATCTGGACTATGTTAGGACCATAGTTCTTTATGATAGATCTGGACTATGTTAGGACCATAGTTCTTTATGATAGATCTGGACTATGTTAGGACTATAGTTCTTTATGATAGATTTATGTTAGGACCATAGTTCTTTATGATAGATCTGGACTATGTTAGGACCATAGTTCTTTATGATAGATCTGGACTATGTTAGGACCATAGTTCTTTATGATAGATTTATGTTAGGACCATAGTTCTTTATAATAGATTTATGTTAGGACCATAGTTCTTTATGATAGATCTGGACTATGTTAAGACCATAGTTCTTTATGGTAGATCTGGACTATGTTAGGACTATAGTTCTTTACTAACATTCTGTAAAGATGAAATATCA comes from Tachypleus tridentatus isolate NWPU-2018 chromosome 12, ASM421037v1, whole genome shotgun sequence and encodes:
- the LOC143235763 gene encoding calcitonin gene-related peptide type 1 receptor-like, which gives rise to MAGQVALVRCPDHIYFKNDPPQCPRYAMKTCGPNGTWLVTKHSKEWTDYSRCGIVDSLRNRLYFHVITFAVSISALIPALLILSAYKQLRVPRITIHKNLFLSLVLNGTFIIIFRTTVISEETDARGDNQNFFQENGPGCKVLFVATKYFRMTSYMWMFCEGFYLHRLITATFTEHKNLITFYAIGWGLPIIPVGVYAVLRKALKDERCWVIPIGTYEWVMNGPYLCSLLLNLAFLCNIVRNLVTKIRATHPNEPSQCRKAVRGTLILVPLFGVHFFLDKYRPSPGECGWMDAYIYFSFAIDGLQGFVVALIFCYLNGEVISLLKRSYQRYKFNIHSLSTYPMVARLSTSNLDKPETLRTKRPLKCFTRDQRKQVRAEIQTSELM